The sequence TTAGTCGTAGAGTTATTGAAGCAGAATGAGAGCTTAGTGGGATAGCTTACCAGATCTTTCAGGTTACAGGTAACCAATTCGCGCTTATTAGTGGTTTCATCTGGTTTGGTCTATTTCTCATTGGACCAAAACtacttttttgagttttgactagTTCATAAATGagttacatttacatatattgtaatTTGACTAAAGAGATGATGTGTATGAAACTTAATTTTTAACACTTACCAAAACTGCTTAATTTATTCTCTTCAATATACCTAAATTGTTAAAATCAGATTTTATATATCTACCTCTCTCCATTTTCAACATCttgttagaacaaaaaaaaaactcaatgacGAAATTAAATTTTCTCGCGAAAGTCCGAGAAAATCTGAATAAGTTACAAACCGTAAAAGATGCAAACCATATCTCTTGTCCatattcaaattcaaactcGAGCAGTAGTGATCACGATCATCCCGCCACGGTACTCACTCGTAACCCGATGAAGCAAATCTCAATCGACGACCAGAAGATTCTCACACCACATCCTCAGCTCCCGAGACTCGAACCGCCACGTGGCCGTCGTGTCTCCTTAGAAGAACTGTTGCATCCTCCCGAGAAATTCACCGCCGATTTGATGAGACTCATACGCCGAAGCGGCGACGCGATTTCAAAACGCCTCTCGATCTCGCAAGAGAGTTGCGTCGACGTCGACGTCGCCAAATCAGACGTGACCGAGTTCGAAATCTCCGGAGTCAAAGTCCTCGTGAAGCTGAAAAGCGAAGAAGAGATCAGAGGCCGTGTGACTTTCTTCTCAAGATCTAACTGCCGAGACTCCACAGCCGTCCGATTGTTTTTCCGGGAACGAGGCTTCAATTTCTCGGAGATCAACATCGACGTgtatacagagagagagaaagagctgGTCGAGAGAACAGGGAAGTCTCAGGTCCCTCAGATCTTCTTCAACGAGAAACACTTCGGAGGTTTAACGGCGTTGAACTCGCTGAGAAACAGCGGAGAATTCGATCAGAGGATCAAGGAGTTTTTAACGGACAAGTGTTGCGGCGATGCGCCGTCGCCGGTTATGTACGGGTTCGACGAAGAGAGCAGTGGTAATAAGGACGGTTTTGTTGCttttggtgatgatgagatgATGAGATTCGTTAGGGTTTTGAGACAAAAGCTACCGATTAAAGATCGtttgttgaagatgaagatcgTTAAGAACTGTTTCTCCGGCGGTGAGATGATCGAGATACTCATGGTTCATCACTCGGATTGTGGGAGGATCAAGGTACGTACGTAATTAATACGTGAGAATTCGATAATTTTATAATGATCATGTGTTACGCCACCTATGTTATCTTTACGTGGACGCTACATACCAAGTTTGGTTTGACATCGTTTAAGTCAAAGCTATTATAACAATATATTCTCTTAAAAGATATTTCATTCCAATTCATGATTGATTGACCactgattgatttatttttggtagatttagatattattcttCGGCACTAAAATCGAATATGTATGATCCATGCATATGTGTATATGTggacttttaaatttatttttagaagaaaatatatttttcctaaAGTCAAATTACTTTGACATAATATATTCTTCATCTAGATTAACATcattcttgaatcttgatgattatattgtttgttAAAGCTTATTTGTTTACGTTCTTGTGAAGGCCGTCGAGATTGGCAAGAGGCTAGCCAAGAAACACTTTATTCACCATGTCTTTGGGTACATAAATCTCCTTcccttttcttattttgtaaagGATTTTGCATAGCATAAGTGACGTCTTAATCTAGTGgaattttgtatctttttgaaaaaaaacatttgtagaGAAAACGGGTTTGAAGATGGCAATCATTACTACCGTTTCCTCGAGCACGAGCCGTTTATTtcaaaatgttacaattttagAGGTTCTACCAACGACATGGAGCCCCAAAATGCAGCCACGGTTGGGCAGAAGCTTTTCAAAATCGTGACTGCTATTCTCGAGTCTTATTCCTCCAATGACCGTACTAGTGTTGACTATATAAGAATCAGCCAGAGTGAAGAATTTAGAAGGTACTATCATGTCATCGAGTTAAGAGTGTTTAAACggattttagtttattttagttCATTAATTTGGTTATGCTTGGCCATGAATAAAGGTACTTAAATATGGCTCAAGACCTTCACCGTTTGAATCTTGTGGAACTCTCAACGGAAGAGATGTTAGCATTTTTCTTGAACTTATACAACGCAATGGTGATCCATGCCTTGATCAGAATCGGACGTCCCGAGGGGATGATCGCAAGAAGGTCCTTCTTTACAGATTTCCAGTACGTTGTAGGAGGCTACTCTTATTCCCTTAACTCCATCCGAAATGACATCCTTAGACGCGGTCGCAGACTGTCTAGTCCATTTATTAGGCCGTTCATCAACGGAAATACAACACGGCATGAGGTAATTTTAGAGCTTCCAGGTCTGTTTGATACTCATACCTGTGTTCGGATATACTCTTCGGCGTCTTCGCTATAGGTCTAATCTTCTGGTTTAATGGCAGCTTGGTCTTCAAAAACTGAATCCATTAGTACATTTTGGGCTATGCGATGGGACTAAATCAAGTCCAATGGTGAGGTTTTTCATACCGCAAGGAGTTGAAGCTGAGCTCAAACGAGCAGCTCGAGAGTTTTTCCAAAATGGTGGAATTGAGGTTGTCTTGGACAAGAGGACCATACATCTATCAAGAATCATGAAGTGGTAATTAATCCTCTTTACAGTATCAATATTGAATAATGATATTATGAGATCTACTTATTGAGATTTATACATATGAGTTATAGGTAAATTACCCTCATAAATTCtagttgaattaaaaataagagTCTGCTAATTTTCATACTCACCCGGCCCACCCATCTAAGAGCAAGATTATTGCACATACTCGACCAAGgatgagaacaaaaaataaaataaaaaaatgacaaaaaagtgGAGAGAAGAGGCACTAGTCTCTGCCCAGATTCTTATAGACACTGAATCTGCCACATGTTTTCATACGATTGgttgtataaattaaaaaataataaaataatttaattcaattaaaatattattaattatttttcttgacacTCCAAATGGTGGTATGTGCAATAAGTATGCTCTAATGGACTTATGGACCGAGACACGATGCATGCTATCAAACGGTTAATCAAAATGAGAGTGTTGATCATAGCTCAAATGGTGTTTTGAAATTATAACTAGTAATTATCGACCAAAATAATTACGGATCGAATTNTAGGCCGTTCATCAACGGAAATACAACACGGCATGAGGTAATTTTAGAGCTTCCAGGTCTGTTTGATACTCATACCTGTGTTCGGATATACTCTTCGGCGTCTTCGCTATAGGTCTAATCTTCTGGTTTAATGGCAGCTTGGTCTTCAAAAACTGAATCCATTAGTACATTTTGGGCTATGCGATGGGACTAAATCAAGTCCAATGGTGAGGTTTTTCATACCGCAAGGAGTTGAAGCTGAGCTCAAACGAGCAGCTCGAGAGTTTTTCCAAAATGGTGGAATTGAGGTTGTCTTGGACAAGAGGACCATACATCTATCAAGAATCATGAAGTGGTAATTAATCCTCTTTACAGTATCAATATTGAATAATGATATTATGAGATCTACTTATTGAGATTTATACATATGAGTTATAGGTAAATTACCCTCATAAATTCtagttgaattaaaaataagagTCTGCTAATTTTCATACTCACCCGGCCCACCCATCTAAGAGCAAGATTATTGCACATACTCGACCAAGgatgagaacaaaaaataaaataaaaaaatgacaaaaaagtgGAGAGAAGAGGCACTAGTCTCTGCCCAGATTCTTATAGACACTGAATCTGCCACATGTTTTCATACGATTGgttgtataaattaaaaaataataaaataatttaattcaattaaaatattattaattatttttcttgacacTCCAAATGGTGGTATGTGCAATAAGTATGCTCTAATGGACTTATGGACCGAGACACGATGCATGCTATCAAACGGTTAATCAAAATGAGAGTGTTGATCATAGCTCAAATGGTGTTTTGAAATTATAACTAGTAATTATCGACCAAAATAATTACGGATCGAATTTTTTAAGcacttatttgtttgttatggtAAATATAGGTACAAAGAAGATTTCACTGAAGACAAGAAAATGTTGAAGTGGATAATGAGTTATATAGATGCAAATAAAGCAGGTCTTTTAACCCATCTTCTTGGTGATGGAGGGGGTTCTGTTAACATCGTTTACCAAGACTATGATTGGTCTATTAACAATTGAAAATAAACTTCNGAATCCATTAGTACATTTTGGGCTATGCGATGGGACTAAATCAAGTCCAATGGTGAGGTTTTTCATACCGCAAGGAGTTGAAGCTGAGCTCAAACGAGCAGCTCGAGAGTTTTTCCAAAATGGTGGAATTGAGGTTGTCTTGGACAAGAGGACCATACATCTATCAAGAATCATGAAGTGGTAATTAATCCTCTTTACAGTATCAATATTGAATAATGATATTATGAGATCTACTTATTGAGATTTATACATATGAGTTATAGGTAAATTACCCTCATAAATTCtagttgaattaaaaataagagTCTGCTAATTTTCATACTCACCCGGCCCACCCATCTAAGAGCAAGATTATTGCACATACTCGACCAAGgatgagaacaaaaaataaaataaaaaaatgacaaaaaagtgGAGAGAAGAGGCACTAGTCTCTGCCCAGATTCTTATAGACACTGAATCTGCCACATGTTTTCATACGATTGgttgtataaattaaaaaataataaaataatttaattcaattaaaatattattaattatttttcttgacacTCCAAATGGTGGTATGTGCAATAAGTATGCTCTAATGGACTTATGGACCGAGACACGATGCATGCTATCAAACGGTTAATCAAAATGAGAGTGTTGATCATAGCTCAAATGGTGTTTTGAAATTATAACTAGTAATTATCGACCAAAATAATTACGGATCGAATTTTTTAAGcacttatttgtttgttatggtAAATATAGGTACAAAGAAGATTTCACTGAAGACAAGAAAATGTTGAAGTGGATAATGAGTTATATAGATGCAAATAAAGCAGGTCTTTTAACCCATCTTCTTGGTGATGGAGGGGGTTCTGTTAACATCGTTTACCAAGACTATGATTGGTCTATTAACAATTGAAAATAAACTTTTGATCCATatcaaaactcatttttttgttcatgcaTGATTCACTGCGGATCCTGGATTTGGGCTCTTTACTCTTTAAGAATCAAAGaagataaatatactatattcCAACGGCCAATAGTTAAATATAACTACTTTAGTATTTTGTATTCACTATCGAGTCTTCACTACTCTGTTGTTGAGGATCATTTCAAATGTATATACTGGCTTAGCTAACTAATCATATTGACTATAAACAATCTCAATAATTAAACGCAGCAGttattcaaatgattttataaaatcagaCTATTATTCGGATAACGTCTTATTAATAATCACCCATCAAATGAACTAATATGATATAGATTACTTTTATTTAGTTGGTGTggaagtttcttctttttggaaAAATGATAGAAGCTTTTGATGTTAAGTCATAACATCAGCGTCTTACTTTACtccttttttcttacttttcttcacattttttattttctttgatatcGAAACCTTAACTTTATATTTAAGCTAAttctagaaataaaaatatttatacttaaagCGTAAATGATTTAAGTGTTAGTGTTCTTAAAGTTAACTCGAAATTAACTGTTAAATAAGATTCAGtttataactttaaaattgtatattttcaatTGTTCATTTTGTTCTGTTAACAAAGTCACTATTAATTGCGTTTCTGAAATATCATTTCTGATGACAATTATTTCACGGTTTGTTGGGAACTTGTGAAGTGTACGTAATACTTATATGACGGTGACGGTTAGATTGAGAAACGAACAAATTACTTCTGATGCGATCTTTTTCCATCTACAAAATTAGATTACTTTATACACATTTAAGGAACTCTTATTCCCTATTCCCTAACCAATTCCATGTgattaaagtaattttttttttcttttgggacaaaagTAATCTTCatttatttacattattttaaaaattaaacaatataaTCTCAAATTCAGACTATAATCTCTGCCTAATCGATtactacccaaaaaaaaaaaaatctctgccTAATCGATCGCTAAACTCATATAACCCCTACTAAAAATTGATTTCAGCTTCTTTTTATCCTCTTTCTTTACACTGAGTGGCATTTAAAACATTAAAGCAAAAGAATCAAAGATAGAAGATAGAGATAGGGATGGCCACGATGAAAGCAAAACCATTAGCAAACAAACAACAGACCACTAAAAACATATAGCgcacacaacttttttttttgttgatttgatcaACATGAAACTtccttttaataatttataacaaTAAAGTAAAGATTATGTATATCCCTATTGCACGTTACAATCTTCTCAGCCATGCATGCCACGTGTCCAGTATACTTTGAGACGTATCATCCTCAACATGCAATATAAAAAGGACTGCAAACGAAACAGAGTTTGATCACAATCATTcacttataattaaaaactattaaaCGAATCAAGATCAATGGCCGAAGATCAAACAGCTACGACAATGA comes from Camelina sativa cultivar DH55 chromosome 19, Cs, whole genome shotgun sequence and encodes:
- the LOC104764948 gene encoding uncharacterized protein LOC104764948; its protein translation is MVRFFIPQGVEAELKRAAREFFQNGGIEVVLDKRTIHLSRIMKWYKEDFTEDKKMLKWIMSYIDANKAGLLTHLLGDGGGSVNIVYQDYDWSINN
- the LOC104764949 gene encoding uncharacterized protein LOC104764949, which produces MTKLNFLAKVRENLNKLQTVKDANHISCPYSNSNSSSSDHDHPATVLTRNPMKQISIDDQKILTPHPQLPRLEPPRGRRVSLEELLHPPEKFTADLMRLIRRSGDAISKRLSISQESCVDVDVAKSDVTEFEISGVKVLVKLKSEEEIRGRVTFFSRSNCRDSTAVRLFFRERGFNFSEINIDVYTEREKELVERTGKSQVPQIFFNEKHFGGLTALNSLRNSGEFDQRIKEFLTDKCCGDAPSPVMYGFDEESSGNKDGFVAFGDDEMMRFVRVLRQKLPIKDRLLKMKIVKNCFSGGEMIEILMVHHSDCGRIKAVEIGKRLAKKHFIHHVFGENGFEDGNHYYRFLEHEPFISKCYNFRGSTNDMEPQNAATVGQKLFKIVTAILESYSSNDRTSVDYIRISQSEEFRRYLNMAQDLHRLNLVELSTEEMLAFFLNLYNAMVIHALIRIGRPEGMIARRSFFTDFQYVVGGYSYSLNSIRNDILRRGRRLSSPFIRPFINGNTTRHELGLQKLNPLVHFGLCDGTKSSPMVRFFIPQGVEAELKRAAREFFQNGGIEVVLDKRTIHLSRIMKW